Proteins found in one Larimichthys crocea isolate SSNF chromosome I, L_crocea_2.0, whole genome shotgun sequence genomic segment:
- the pcsk6 gene encoding proprotein convertase subtilisin/kexin type 6 isoform X6: MSLFLLFILISLESSSSVAFGHRDVYTNHWAVRITGGQEQADKISAKYGYMNLGQIGSLEDHYHFHHSRIVRRAAYALKGPHSFIHMDPEVDWAQQQVVKPRVKRHAQIDPSFIHFNDPKWFNMWYIHCNDKSSHCRSEMNIQAAWQRGYTGKNVVVTILDDGIERNHPDLAQNYDHLASYDVNGNDHDPTPRYDSRNENIHGTRCAGEVAAVANNSHCMVGIAYNAHIGGIRMLDGDVTDIVEAKSLGIRPDYIDIYSASWGPKDDGKTVDGPGPLTKQAFERGIKKGRKGLGSIFVWASGNGGRQGDHCSCDGYTSSIYTISISSTTENGNRPWYLEACSSILATTYSSGDFNERKIVTTDIRQRCTDGHTGTSVSAPIVAGIIALALEANFLLTWRDVQHLLVRTSRPVHLKADDWRTNAAGHRVSHLYGFGLVDAEAMVLEAEKWRTVPSQHTCSQMPERRISRFSWMHGQYTILNPTKGRSHYT; this comes from the exons ATGTCGTTATTCTTGCTTTTCATTCTAATAAGTCTTGAAAGCAGCTCGTCAGTGGCATTTGGACACAGGGACGTTTATACAAACCACTGGGCAGTGCGGATCACAGGTGGTCAGGAACAAGCTGATAAAATCTCAGCCAAATATGGATATATGAATTTGGGACAG ATAGGAAGTCTGGAGGACCATTATCATTTCCACCACAGCAGAATAGTCCGCAGAGCTGCGTATGCATTAAAGGGCCCGCACAGCTTCATCCATATGGATCCTGAG GTGGACTGGGCCCAGCAGCAGGTAGTAAAACCAAGAGTAAAGAGGCATGCCCAGATTGACCCAagcttcattcattttaatgaccCTAAATGGTTCAACATGTGGTACATT CACTGCAATGATAAGAGCAGCCACTGTCGCTCAGAGATGAACATTCAGGCAGCCTGGCAGAGGGGCTACACTGGCAAGAATGTGGTGGTCACCATTTTGGACGACGGCATTGAGAGGAACCACCCTGACCTGGCTCAGAactat GACCATCTTGCAAGTTATGATGTCAATGGGAATGATCATGACCCTACACCACGTTATGACTCTCGCAACGAAAACAT ACATGGAACTCGGTGTGCAGGTGAAGTTGCAGCAGTGGCCAATAACTCCCATTGCATGGTTGGGATTGCCTACAATGCTCACATTGGAG GAATTCGAATGCTGGATGGAGATGTGACTGATATAGTAGAGGCTAAATCTCTGGGAATCAGACCTGACTACATCGACATCTACAGTGCCAGCTGGGGGCCAAAAGACGATGGAAAGACAGTAGATGGCCCAGGGCCATTAACTAAACAGGCTTTTGAGCGAGGCATAAAGAAG GGCCGCAAAGGCCTGGGATCCATTTTTGTCTGGGCATCCGGTAATGGTGGTCGGCAGGGTGATCACTGTTCATGTGACGGTTACACTAGTAGTATCTacaccatctccatctccagcaCCACAGAGAATGGAAACAGGCCCTGGTACCTTGAGGCCTGCAGTTCCATCTTGGCCACAACCTACAGCAGTGGAGACTTTAACGAGAGGAAGATT GTAACCACTGACATCCGGCAGCGCTGCACTGATGGCCATACTGGTACTTCTGTCTCTGCTCCCATTGTGGCTGGAATCATAGCTCTCGCCCTGGAGGCCAA ctttttGCTGACATGGAGAGATGTGCAACATCTTCTAGTTAGGACATCCAGACCTGTCCACCTGAAGGCTGATGACTGGAGAACCAATGCTGCTGGACATAGAG TCAGCCACCTGTATGGTTTTGGGCTGGTGGATGCAGAGGCAATGGTGCTAGAGGCTGAGAAATGGAGGACTGTTCCTTCTCAGCACACCTGCAGTCAGATGCCTGAGCGACGCATCAG caggttctcatggatgCATGGACAATACACAATCCTTAATCCAACAAAAGGGAGGTCACATTATACGTAG